ttcaggaAGAAaactggttctgatggaaaggtagagacctataaagcaaggctagtagcgaaagggtttagccaaaggcaaggaatcgactatgaggagactttctcgcctgttgccatgcttaaatcaattaggattctattagcaatagctacatactatgattatgagatttgacagatggatgccaaaacagcttttctcaatggatacattgaagaaaacatgtaacaccctaggcaaatcccacattgacaaaacacgggagagatgttgggttcataagttgacagttcgtaacccctattgacgcgttttaaaaccgtgagggcttcagcccagagcggacaatatcactagtgggccgggccattacatttgtggtatcagagcagctccgcgtgcaaccttgaacaatggtggggcaaacctcagcgaggacgctgagtcccgtaaggggggtggattgtaacaccctaggcaaatcccacatcgacaaaacacaggagagatgctgggttcataagttgacagttcgtaacccctattgacgcgttttaaaaccgtgagggcttcggcccagagtggacaatatcactagtgggccgggccattacatttgtggtatcagagcagctccgcgtgcaaccttgaacgatggtggggcaaacctcggaggcgcgagtcccataagggggatggattgtaacaccctaggcaaatcccacatcgacaaaacacgggagagatgctgggttcataagttgacagttcgtaacccctattgacgcgttttaaaaccgtgagggcttcggcccagagcggacaatatcactagtgggtcgggccattacatttgtggtatcagagcggctccgcgtgcaaccttgaacgatggtggggcaaacctcagcgaggacgctgagtcccataaggggggtggattgtaacaccctaggcaaatcccacatcgacaaacacgggagagatgctgggttcataagttgacagttcgtaacccctattgacgcgttttaaaaccatgagggcttcggcccagagcggacaatatcactagtgggccgggccattacattatttgtctcttgggaggtttcattcacaaaagcgcgctgaccaggtgaggaaggctcccacatatatggcccaaatcttttcttcccatttccgatgtgggacacgaagtttccaccccagtgcgtagctagttgaacaagcacgtcccaaccccatccctgggtcgtgacaagcccaccagcttccgcctggtgcgtcctcgcactacacaccgtactagagggagtccagctctgataccaaatatgtaatggcccggctcactagtgatattgtccgctctgggccgaagccctcacggttttaaaacgcgtcaataggggttacgaactgtcaacttatgaacccagcatctctcccgtgttttgtcgatgtgggatttgcctagggtgttacaaaacattttcatggaacagcctaggggtttggaatcccaaaatggttccaaagtatgcaagctgaagtgatcatttatgggttgaaacaagcttcgaggaattggaatattcattttgatgaagccattaagtcatttggttttataaaaaatgaggatgaaccatgtgtatataagaaggttagtgatagtgctgtcactttccttatcttttatgtggatgacattttgttaatgggtaatgacacaggtttgttgacaactgtaaaggtatggttgtgaaatacattctccataaatgacttaggggaggcaacctatattcttgggattcacatttatagagatagagtgaaaagaataattggtttatccgaaagtctatacttggaaaaggtgttaaagaggtttaacatgcttgattccaagagaggattattaccagtgagacatggtatccacatttctaaagagatgtctccaaagacacctgaaaaaagagatgtatgcaatgttgtgtactaggttagatataacatatgctgttagtttgactagcaggtatcaatccaatccaggtttgaaacactagatagctatcaagaatatccttaagtacttgagaagaactaaggatttattcttgatatatggaggtggtgacttgcaattggatggttatactgattctgatttccaatcagatattgatgatagaaagtctacctctgggtatgtgttcatttgtaatggaggtgtagtcagttggaagagttccaaacagagtacgactgcagattccactaccgagactgagtatattgctacaaaggaagctgtttggataaaaaagttcgtgacagaacttgcagtagtttcttccattgagtcagtagttccactttactatgacaacaatggagcagtcatacagctaaggaaccccggtctcactagaaatctaaacacatagaaaggcgctaccacattatcagaaagatagttgggcaaggcaatgtagccatgcagaaaatagcatcagatgaaaatccagctgattcattcactaagcctatgtcacaaactcagctagactgacatcttgagaagatgggtctaagatattacaatgaatggctctagtactagtgggagattgttagtagtatgccctagagcatatcatttagtatgtatcttgtacatattttattaataaaaggcattttcactttttcatttacataatatatttatgtataatagaaaaggtccattgatatttggttagaaattctattcttaagtcaaagtatcataaattagttcacaattaaggatacttcacacaggacatgacttatccagaaagattgtattatgtttgttcccaatgtatttatatgaggtataaataagattgaatggtgagtctcatgccatataacaaacatgataggcacttatgcatgataagttggctgaaccagtgacatttatgacaagcacatggagtttacttttgccaatgcattgtcataaatcatatcagtgcatataatctttagacctgagatagcacagttatcttgtatataggtggtttgagtttgatactgctttcatacttatactatgtatgggtatatggacatgtgttggctcctactagttatatatggaggtaggtgtagatcaagatggaatctattaccctaagtaaataggaataaaatcctatgttcatttaattgttcttgatgtttcaagttcctggccaggacatatagatttaagtagaaaagagtttctgatgaaaaaatctttataatcaagaactggaattaaaagagaacataatattcatagcaaatagagtttggcataaaccatgactccaggtcgaattgagattttgtagcagagagattctagtgcacagtaacatatgattataggttcatttaaggtaaaccttattactaattgggtggctatggcatgctatgctaggtgttaaccatattctaataattattattagCCACATAATTTTGCTTTAACAATTTCTTAATTTCCTAAAAATAaggaaaattttaatatttatgtcTAAAGGAATACTAATTTTTATTGCCtctaatatattaataattagccTTTGATTAAGTTGAAGAACAAATCTTTTCCGTTTGGTTAAATTTTTTGATATTGCCAAGAAAATAAAATGTTAGCTGGCTGGCATTAGTAAGAAGTAAAGTGGCAacgattatttaattattatataaaattaaaaattatatatttattcaatttgatttgattaatcataatttttttatttataaaaatgataatgaaattaaaaataataaatcgaTTCAAAAAGTTTAAGATTTGGCAAATCTCAGTGTAATTGCCATATCTCCAAAGGATCATCACCTCTTTCacctgttatatatatatatatatatatatttgtaattAAGAAATATATACAATCTAatattatcttttaattttttatatgtttttaataatatataattgtaattatattaaatcactttataattctttattataatatatttaatttttaattatatatatacaccttataattaaagattacgtaattaaaaaaaaattaaaaggcaTGACATATTGTACATTAACAATCAGCTTTAAAGCATGAATGATAATTTAATTATGACATTtcattttttctaaaaaaaagtaTGATTTTTATGAGAACAATTACATATAATTTCAAGaatcaaattgaaattgaaatataagAATGAAATTGAACATCAAGACATCgaacaaaatttttttaaaatagctaaaattaataattttcgaCCTGGAATATAAGTCCAATTAATAAAGCAACTATTATTTAGCCAGTTTTTAATTTAGACAGCCTACTATCAAAATAATAATTCCattactgaaaaaaaaaaaaactacattgGTATCCAAATACGTAcacataatatatataaattgtgctaaATCCAAAATCTCCACAAAATATTAAcatgataaataaataatagtgaATTTCGTCTCCCAACACAATACATCTAAATGTGATAATCATGTGTCATTGAGTTCTTATCCCCCAGCAAACAGAAACCTTATGCCTAACCACTATATAATGACAATATGTTAGCCTACCAAATCAGTACCATATACATTCTTTATTGTGACATCGAAACCATGGCTTTCAAGGGGAAGTTGGAGACTGTGTTAGATCTCAAGTCAAGTCCTGAAAAATTCTTGACTCTCTGGAAGAAGCAAGCCTACGAGGTTCCTAACCTTACTCCTACCAATATTCAAGGAGTTCATGTCCTTGAAGGTGATTGGGTCCCTCCTGGCTCTATCAAGGTCTGGAACTACACTATAGGTACAGCAACAACAATAAATctttattagtatttttttttcatCAGTTGAGTTTCTGTTGgaacttgaaattttatatttttaaaaataattattctaatatttgttaaaaaaaaaaaactcataaaaTTTAGATTTTAATCACTTAAAATGCTGTTTTGGATAATTTTAGgtaaatttcttgcatttttaagCTCTTTATGCTGTAATAAAACCATTGCACAGATGGAAAAGCTGAGGTCTTTCAGGAGAAGATTGAATTGGATGAGGAGAAGAATATAGTAACTCTTATTGGTCTGGAAGGTGATGTGTTCAAGATTTATAAGGTGTATACTGCCATATGGGAACTCACACCCAAGGACCAGGGGAGCTTGGCAAAATTGACTCTTGAATATGAGAAGCTGAATGAGAATGTTCCTGTTCCGCATAATTACATGGATTTTGTGATTAGCATAACTAAGGATATTGATGAAGGAATCTCCAAATGAAAGGATATATGCAGGAACAGTTTAATCCTTtcaaattaaataagtttggatcTTCATGTATTATATATGTATGAGTTGCGTAACATTAGATTGTGTGAGAGTTGTCAGGGTTTGAAATATTGTTATATAAATAAAGGGTGAAGCTCTCTAGCTTGCTTCTTGGGTTTTCTTTAGTATCTTCTTATTCATTGAAATGTTCTCtgactaattgaatttttatttgaatatattagcattaaaattttaaaatattaaataataagacctttatcaatttataaattaaaaaaaaatgttaatttaCAAATATGTAATGGGAGATGTTCTCTTCACTATACACCAAGCAGTTGAGAATGATGatgctttttaatttttcttaatgcATTCATTTTTTCATAAAAACAAATTTTGTAATAGTAGAAAGGAAAAAATTAAAAGTAGTAAGGAGGAAAAACCTTATCAAAGGCAAATAGAATTcggtacaaataaaaaaaaatgatttaattgatttaatttaaaaaattattctatttaattcaattttttgagAAAGAATAAATAGGAATGAATTGAatagtttattttttaattaattaattgttttagGTTTACAATTAGagttaaaaataactaaaattaggTATGAAATGATTCCAAAATAAGCTTGAAactaatatattgaaataaacAAAACTAATTGAACCGATTCAAATCAATTGAAATTAAATCGATTCATTTGATTTCATTTTTTTCCctaatttagtttgatttgatttgatttattataaatatcgatttttaattttctaaatcaAATCAATCTAAACCGATCAATGCTTACCTTAGcttatattaatgtttaattccTTTAAATCATAAGATTTCAAAAAGTTAAAGAATCCTTATAATTAGGaacttttaattttaacaattcaGATTTTACGTAAATTTTTTACACTTTTATCATGTGGTAATATTCTAGtcaaatattcttttttttttttaattattagataaacatgattaaaaataataacaattCCTTATCAGCTATTACAATcaaattgtgaaaaaaaaaataaaataaaataaaagagcaTAGCTAGGCAAAAAAAAAACGCttcgtttcatgcaaagaggaaaaggaaattaaaattccTACCTTTAAATCtagttttccttcactttctctctttccaAACACACATTTGTTTCTTGTACAATAAAACACTAAATTGAATGTGAAATTTATTGACTTGTGCCCCAACAAAGATTTGGCAAATCTTAGTATAATTGACACATGTCCAAAGCATCATCACATCTTTCACGTGTTATtgctaatttttaaaaaatatattttttgtgtGCAATAAGTGCATTATGTAACACAGTCTCATGCAATTTGCTTAAACTTTCAACTATAAATGAACCCAAGAAGTCTGTAATAATaagtatatataattattgaATACGTACACCTAATACTAGAGCTATGCATGGTTCTCGGGGTTCGTATCAAATAGAAGAATCATATCGAACCGAAGAATTGTATCGGACTGACAAGAATCACATCAAACTGAaattattttgatactttgattTGGTTTTAGTTTTTCACTAAGAACCAAATCAATAACCGaatttatacatatttttatttatgttttattagatttattataaactttaatacaattatatacatttatatatgtatttttaattatgaaataaatgcaactttatattatatttcatttgtCTATTTTCTATAATAATTTTAGTAATAAATACACTAAATtcccttataatttttaattataaatgtactttttgtactatatatatatatatattaatttataattatatttgtatcttataattaaatattatataattaataaatagttaaaaagtattttgtacaattatattatataatatacttaaatttaaattatatatgcattttatagttaaaaattatataatttaggaATAGTTAAAAGATATATTGACATAGCATGCAGCATAGAAAATGATCAACACACTATTAAACCCTTGAAAGCAAACAAAATCTAATCCAAGATCTTAAAATAAACACAAGATTCAATCCAAAGTCTAGGATAAAATAAAGCAAATGTGAcgtccctcacccgtctacagtgtagtcgagcgaggagtgccacatttggtgccagagcaccttatcttgtcttatcttattcattgtaaatttttaatatcatttaaaaacaggTATTCCATATGTGgattttttttataacaatttatttctgtgaatacctgggcagagcctcctctgtttaattggcatctgatgggttccactagttacctgttaacaacaatttcatatctctacaagtcatatcatgtcatttctgttcatacaatttcaagttcatttattcatttagaAATTCATATgcaaaaattcataactttatttacaatccaaaatatgtaattacaatttttattaacatcacaaactagtaattacatcatgattatacacaatgaagcaaaatactagtctatacatgggccctatcaaaatacaaaagactggtgacgTGACTCTGGACTGTATGCAGATCTGGTCAACTGCAGTCAGAACACTACTGTGGTGGTTGCTGATCTCCAGTACTTACGCGATGGAAAATCTAACGAGCTAAGCAATtttcttagtggtgcataatcttaaagcagaataactaaatgatttaaaatggcaataatatgtgtaatttcataattctaggttaattgcatattttatagcactttggaatcaatatatttatcaggatcttatttatgcatatgtttcattttcagtctccttaaactcatatcagtaatctgtcatcaattctaagacatttataaatttccCGTACTTtgagaataaattaattatcagtattttttctgttcatttcttatacagtttaagtcatttatgacttctctgtattttgaaaatacattaattatcagtatcttttctgggtattaatttcattctctgACTTCTTAGACTCATATTAGAGTCTTTGGAATCGTATcagtgtattttatgtcatatcggtgtatttcatgtcatatttgtatatttgtgcccaagtaacctataacaaactataatgctggatacacgggaaTATACAGGTTACACAGTCATATATCTACCCTGTATATATCTGTTAGGGACGAGGCCAGCTATCAGGCATGAGGCCTGCTGTCAAGCACGATGCtagctgtcaggcacgaggccagctgtcagcttgtaaagccagaaataaggtTAGGCACAATGGCTAATGAGTAGGCATAtaacctgtagaacaatcatatcagacatatattataagtacatgatttgctctgtaagcagtactgctatctgtgaaccctaattggtatatcaatcgatccaactatataaatataagcctaggtttactatgGGCAATTTAATACTATTAAGCActcatagttttattatttcatgctatgtactattaagggttcataacatattgtgCTTAAGGGTTCATTATAATGGGGACATATGTCCCAAGCACTTAttcgtataacttatgtatttatcactctcattattttatatcatgtactatacatatttatagtatttttatttcatatataactccacctaagtagtttgcgcttagccggtcccaagcccggataaaggaggagggttgcggtaggtgacaaccagcgtaaaaatttcatcacaccctatgatatggattcaaatgatataaacgttggggcgtcctctactaacgatgcGCTACATCGAAGCccaggtgtagtgataaatatgcaagggtgtagggcgttcaccgaaagcaacACGCCATAccagcgcccgggtgtggtgttaagtgagtaagggttcccacatcatggatgggtgtgggtaaagaagttagtccataggacagatagtagaacaaatagtggaacagaacacaagataaacatagaaaacaatagaagatatcataaaaggagaccaattaggaaggagcaggataggaggaggatcagggttggtacttggaatgttggatcacttacaggaaaattaatggagcttgtggataccttagaaaggagaagggtgaatattgcttgcattcaggagactaaatgggtaggagagaaaagtaaggaagtgggtaattcagggtacaaactgtgatttatcggaaaggagagaaacaagaacggagtgggtataatcatagacaggacattgaaagacgcagtagtagctgtgaaaagagtaggagatagaattatactagtaaagctagtactagaaggagaaacaataaatatagttagtgcttatgccccacaaataggactagacaataagagtaaacaaaggttttgggaagatatggatgatttaatgcaaagcataccaaatgaagagaatgttttcattggtggagatttgaatggacatgtaggaagtgataaacaaggttatgagaatgttcatggaggttttggttttggcagtcgaaatgaggagggaaaaagcataatggattttgctatggcatacgacctaatactagcaaatacctactttataaaaagagagtcacatttagtgactttcaaaagtgggcaacatagaagccaaatcgagttcctcttaaccaggaagacaaatagactctatgcaaggattgcaaggtcattccaggagaggctttaacaagtcaacatcggttggtggtattggatgtcaagtttaggaacaattcaagtaaggtcagaagaaatagtgtagctcgaacaaagtggtgggagttcaaaggagtaaagcaagtgaagttcaaaaatgagcttctcgagtccgaagtatggaagctggatatggaggctaatgatatgtggatacagatggcatcaaagattagagaagtagctagaaaagtacttggagagtctaaaggatatggaccaccctcaaaagagagatggttatggaatgaggaagtacaaaaggcagtgaagagaaaaagggaatggtataagaaattacctaaatgtgataataatgaggcatatgaacagtacaagatagcaaagaaagaggcaaaaaagccagttagtcaagcaagagcacaggcctttgaaaagttatataagaaacttggaactaaagaaggggagaaaggtatttatagattagcaaggaggagagaaaggaaatgtcaagatctcaatcaagttaggtgcattaaggataaagaaggaaaagtgttggtgaaagatgaggacattaaagaaagatgaagaaattattttaaggatctctttaataatagtcaaaatggtaatagcgtgaatatagattatagaacaatagaaaagaatgtgaattatactagaaggattcgatctttagaagtaaatgaagcacttaagagaatgaaagtgagtaaagcctgtggacccgatgaaatactaattgaagtgtggaagtatttgggagatatgggagtgacatggttaactaaattatttaataagattctaaactcaaagaaaatgcctgatgaatggaggaagagtattttagtacctatttttaaaaataagggagacatacagagttgctcaaactataggggaattaaactcatgagccatactatgaagttgtgggagagagttatggagcatcgactacgtcatgatacttctttctctctcaatcaattttgtttcatgcccggtcgttcaactatggaagcaatctttctcattagaagcttgatggagaaatatagagatgtgaagaaagatctacacatggtttttattgatttggagaaggcttatgatagtgttccaagagaggtcttatggaatgtgttagaacaaaagagggtatctattaggtacatacaagtattgaaagatatgtatgaaggagcaactactattatgcgcacagtgggaggggacacaagagattttccgatctcaattggattacaccaaggatcagccataagcccttacctttttacattagttttagatgaactgacgaaatatatacaagagagcattccttggtgcatgatgtttgcggatgatattattctgatagatgagacacgagaaggagttaatagaaagctagaactttggataagtactttagagtcaaagggttttaagttaagtagaacgaagatagaatacatgcattgcaagttcagtgaaggccaaacttgtgatagggaaggagttagtttgaatggagtggtactgttccaaagtaatcactttaaatatctaggctcagtccttcaagtagatggaggatgtgaggaggatgttagtcataggattaaagccggatggttgaagtggagacgtgccacgggagttttatgtgatcataagattcccaataaattgaaaggaaaattttaccgtacagccatacgaccggctatattatatggtagtgagtgttgggcactgaaagagtcgtatgcatctaagataagagttgcagagatgagaatgttaaggtggatgagtggccatactagactagataaagtccgtaatgagagtattagagaaaaggtaggagtggtgccaattgaagataagttgagagaagggagattgaggtggtttggtcatgtgaagcgtagacatacggaggctccaattagacaagtagagcacattaggttagaggatagaaagaaaaaaaggggtagacctaaattgacttggaggagagtagtacaacatgacctagaagcattacacatttctgaggatttaacccaaaatcgttcaaagtggaaaaagcgaatccatatagccgaccccaaatttttgggataaaggcttagttgagttgagttgttatttcatatatgatggaaacataggttccaagtgtattttcttactatttatgtgtttagcaaaccatttaggtaaatttacattttatgtatcaattgATTTTATATcaccttgtagtgggaaagtagatcccacatacctatttcatgtaatttagcatgtagtgacttattagggataagtccttactaaaaacaatttaattcaagaacctttctttagattCAGTTTCACTATTTTGACTTTACatatcaaattgagtaattataCATTATTACTTTTTTCTTTGAAATgtacatatcactttatagtgggaaaataggtcacacatacccctttcatgtggtttagtgtttaatggcttgttagggttaaattcctaccataagataattcatCTCATGGACTTTTCTTTGgttttagtttttgtgtcttacctTTTCCTATCCATATGActagtttgtagccactgtttggccacacttccttcatggaagttgttcctctatgtcctatctttattttcccttttgaatcatgtcgatttgatttttagaactcaagttatggtcagaaaACCATAACCgactcatttccagattctggttccATAActgggcagcttttggacttagagtttacctaattaatggaacatgttgtagtcatttttaggcatagtgatcttcatagaaattgttgtcttatgtcttatgatcattgagaaatttggatcacaatttttcaagttttgtggaattatttatgacCAATTAACTAGGCTGGACTCCTATACCCCATGTCAATAGGtgttcagttcaggtcagtgaattcaggtcactttttgaggttcttacaggTATAATTTGAAGAAGGTCTCTAAaataaagttgtagccctatctcTCAGGTTTTTGGAAAGGTATGACTCATCCCAATTGTATTTTTCTAGTggaagttatgactaaaagactgttctggagtcaagtgaagtttggtcagattccaagttttgctgcAGTGAAtttttctaactatttgacctagttcttttaatttttgggttttggtcaaaatacaaattttgtaggtctatatcttgtggatattttgccactggtttcagtACATTTGAGTTCGTGTAGacttagttatggccattttgccaaaactggtcgggtg
This is a stretch of genomic DNA from Hevea brasiliensis isolate MT/VB/25A 57/8 chromosome 12, ASM3005281v1, whole genome shotgun sequence. It encodes these proteins:
- the LOC110666537 gene encoding MLP-like protein 328, giving the protein MAFKGKLETVLDLKSSPEKFLTLWKKQAYEVPNLTPTNIQGVHVLEGDWVPPGSIKVWNYTIDGKAEVFQEKIELDEEKNIVTLIGLEGDVFKIYKVYTAIWELTPKDQGSLAKLTLEYEKLNENVPVPHNYMDFVISITKDIDEGISK